A single window of Sulfurovum riftiae DNA harbors:
- a CDS encoding metallophosphoesterase, whose translation MSSSRTRNWRNTLSSMGIALVIFSSIAGWAGDPTSAAYCQENDRIFWFVTITDTHIGTSGSQDTDNLSWVVHEGKNVINPSFIILAGDITDSTDGNLLGYPNGPYQSEWDQYRATLDMAHTGINAGNFFDIPGNHDAYSDADFSYYLNNSVQGSATGRTQVSWTRQFSYGTYHFLGVNTSANDGSAFSLFFPYGDYAGLDTAELSYIGSELALHSDAELTFIFGHHPMKATGNSEDTWIFYGASELASLMESYGVSSYLYGHTHRFSESFFTGDVEYETATPYQIAPGVFYTNIASLGKSSDNHFNITAVDCNGISMVTRAIGIWPAVIITAPMDRNLGKPANPLLQYTVPNGPGNPLRALLFDPDTSVCTAEYRIDGSPIWHPMDRVPANPNLWEGSWDSSGLSEGDHIIEVRATGSEGTIRTDSVTVYVEGESSVPYVDQFVSGEVPVSGTVSNSFSDTATLDGIYETITERVSVGKPSKRYSYLEHIWTIPVEAGTTMTFFAQLQPSASMDGDAFAFAYSTDNVHYTPMFTTSGPDLMQYSANLPASINGTLYIKVTDTDRTAGNKALDSIAVDHLYVRTGFEAGEVPASPSGLTATAVSSTQINLSWNDNSDNEFGFRIERLDASGWIEAGIVGADVQTYADTGLQPSTAYTYRVSAYNNNGDSAYSNESTATTEAGAAISLDVQTSKVRGSYIADIAWSDATSDSVDIYKNGALLTTVANSISGNNSYSDPLGKKPSGSYTYQVCEASSSNCSETVTVSF comes from the coding sequence ATGTCAAGTAGCAGAACAAGAAACTGGCGAAATACTTTATCAAGCATGGGGATAGCTCTGGTCATATTCAGCAGTATAGCTGGGTGGGCCGGTGATCCGACATCCGCTGCTTATTGTCAGGAAAATGACAGGATCTTCTGGTTTGTCACCATTACCGATACCCATATAGGGACAAGCGGAAGCCAGGATACAGACAATCTGAGCTGGGTCGTACATGAGGGTAAAAATGTCATTAACCCTTCTTTCATCATTTTGGCCGGTGATATCACGGATTCCACCGATGGCAATTTGCTGGGGTACCCGAACGGCCCTTATCAAAGTGAATGGGACCAGTACAGAGCAACGCTTGATATGGCCCATACAGGCATCAATGCAGGCAATTTTTTTGATATCCCGGGCAACCATGATGCCTACAGTGATGCCGATTTCAGTTATTACCTGAACAACTCTGTACAAGGGTCGGCAACAGGTAGAACACAGGTTTCATGGACACGCCAGTTTTCTTACGGTACATACCACTTTTTGGGGGTAAACACTTCGGCGAATGACGGTTCAGCCTTCAGCCTCTTTTTCCCTTACGGAGACTATGCAGGACTGGATACGGCAGAACTCTCTTATATCGGATCCGAACTTGCACTCCACTCTGATGCCGAACTGACCTTTATTTTCGGGCATCACCCAATGAAAGCCACAGGCAATTCGGAAGATACCTGGATCTTTTACGGAGCATCAGAACTTGCTTCCCTCATGGAGAGTTACGGGGTTTCATCCTATCTTTACGGGCATACACACCGTTTCAGCGAATCATTCTTTACCGGGGATGTTGAGTATGAAACTGCTACACCTTATCAGATCGCTCCTGGCGTATTCTATACCAACATTGCCTCACTGGGCAAGTCAAGTGACAACCATTTCAATATTACAGCTGTCGACTGCAACGGTATCTCCATGGTAACCCGGGCTATCGGGATCTGGCCAGCGGTGATCATCACTGCTCCAATGGACAGAAATCTTGGAAAACCTGCAAATCCCCTGCTGCAATATACCGTACCGAACGGTCCGGGCAATCCTCTGCGGGCATTGCTGTTCGATCCCGATACATCGGTCTGTACGGCAGAGTATCGCATTGACGGTTCACCTATATGGCATCCTATGGACAGAGTACCGGCAAATCCGAATCTCTGGGAAGGGTCATGGGATTCATCGGGCCTCAGCGAGGGTGACCATATTATTGAAGTGCGTGCAACCGGGTCGGAAGGTACGATCCGGACAGATTCGGTCACAGTCTATGTGGAGGGAGAATCCTCAGTTCCCTATGTGGACCAGTTTGTTTCCGGAGAGGTCCCGGTTTCGGGAACAGTTTCGAACAGCTTCTCGGATACTGCAACACTTGACGGCATATACGAGACGATAACCGAACGGGTTTCCGTAGGGAAACCTTCCAAACGCTACAGCTACCTTGAACATATCTGGACCATTCCGGTAGAGGCGGGTACGACCATGACGTTTTTTGCCCAGCTGCAGCCAAGTGCCTCAATGGATGGGGATGCTTTTGCGTTTGCCTATTCAACAGATAATGTCCATTATACACCGATGTTTACAACTTCAGGCCCGGACCTGATGCAATACAGTGCCAACCTGCCTGCATCCATTAACGGTACACTCTATATCAAGGTAACCGATACCGACCGTACAGCAGGCAATAAAGCACTTGATTCTATTGCTGTGGATCATCTCTATGTCCGTACCGGATTTGAAGCAGGTGAAGTACCGGCTTCTCCATCCGGATTGACGGCCACAGCAGTTTCAAGCACACAGATCAATCTTTCCTGGAACGACAACTCCGACAATGAGTTCGGTTTCAGGATCGAGCGTCTCGATGCATCCGGCTGGATTGAAGCAGGTATCGTGGGAGCCGATGTTCAAACGTACGCCGATACGGGACTGCAGCCGTCAACAGCATACACTTACCGGGTCAGTGCCTATAACAACAATGGTGATTCCGCCTATTCCAATGAATCTACGGCAACAACAGAGGCAGGAGCTGCCATTTCACTTGACGTTCAGACCAGCAAAGTTCGCGGAAGCTATATCGCAGATATTGCATGGAGCGATGCAACATCAGACAGTGTGGATATCTACAAAAACGGTGCTCTGCTGACCACAGTGGCAAACAGCATCAGCGGAAACAACAGCTATAGTGATCCGCTGGGTAAAAAACCTTCGGGAAGCTATACATATCAAGTATGTGAAGCGTCAAGCAGCAACTGTTCGGAGACGGTGACTGTCAGCTTTTAA
- a CDS encoding glycosyl hydrolase family 18 protein, with the protein MNAKNIMKISFLASILLLLMLPAALQARGAPVSVLTSEVSGSGSINPSGGTYKKNNMVPIEAIADTGWHFDHWEGDLSGSDNPTTIRMTSDKHVIAFFSEDTVPGEYTLTSSVIGNGSISFDPSGGIYPEGTSVQLQANPAAGWEFSFWEGDLTGSANPATITMDTNKQITAHFTEEGTPPPAAGKEVVGYFIQWGVYRRDYHVKNIVTSGSSDTLTIINYAFAGIGDDLKCKILDPYADYNNRYDADESVDGIADTVAQPLKGNFNQLKKLKAMYPNIKVMISIGGWSESDKFSDAALPENREAFVNSCINMFIQGNFDPANGVVDPGVFDGIDIDWEYPGACGATCNFRPEDTQNFTALMAEFRRQLDTIDPNLLLSVATPASEEYYQKIELGQIHQYLNWINLMAYDFHGSWEKNGPTNHHANLYASASDPFSPSLSADTAIQGYLTAGVPADKLILGLPFYGRGWASVTNENNGLYQYAGRIPKGTWEKGIEDYKVLKNKGYPGFWDEETQAYWIFNGNTFWTYDNTQSIAAKTSYINDLGLGGVMFWELSGDDTEGTLIHAIGSGL; encoded by the coding sequence ATGAATGCAAAGAACATAATGAAGATATCATTTCTGGCAAGCATACTGCTACTGTTGATGCTGCCCGCGGCTCTGCAGGCCAGAGGAGCACCTGTCTCTGTGCTGACAAGCGAAGTCTCCGGTAGCGGTTCAATAAACCCTTCCGGCGGAACCTACAAAAAGAACAATATGGTGCCCATCGAAGCGATCGCTGATACCGGTTGGCATTTTGATCACTGGGAGGGTGACCTGAGCGGTTCCGATAATCCAACCACCATCAGAATGACTTCCGATAAACATGTTATCGCCTTTTTTAGTGAAGACACTGTACCTGGGGAATATACACTGACAAGCAGTGTCATCGGAAATGGTTCCATATCATTTGATCCATCAGGAGGGATTTACCCGGAAGGCACATCGGTTCAGCTGCAGGCAAATCCGGCAGCAGGATGGGAGTTTTCATTCTGGGAAGGGGACCTCACCGGTTCTGCCAACCCGGCAACCATTACCATGGATACCAATAAGCAGATCACGGCACACTTTACCGAAGAAGGAACTCCTCCGCCGGCAGCAGGAAAAGAGGTGGTCGGATACTTCATCCAATGGGGTGTCTACCGTCGTGATTATCATGTCAAGAATATCGTTACCAGCGGATCTTCCGATACACTGACCATCATCAACTATGCCTTCGCAGGTATCGGTGATGATCTCAAGTGTAAGATCCTAGATCCTTATGCGGATTACAACAATCGCTACGATGCTGACGAAAGTGTGGATGGGATCGCCGATACTGTGGCACAGCCCTTGAAAGGTAACTTCAATCAGCTTAAAAAGCTCAAGGCCATGTATCCGAATATCAAAGTAATGATCTCGATCGGGGGATGGAGCGAATCAGATAAATTCTCGGATGCCGCCCTTCCAGAGAATAGGGAAGCTTTTGTAAACTCATGCATCAATATGTTCATTCAAGGTAATTTTGACCCTGCGAACGGTGTAGTGGACCCCGGGGTCTTTGACGGTATAGACATTGACTGGGAATATCCGGGAGCATGTGGGGCAACCTGTAATTTCCGGCCGGAGGATACCCAGAACTTCACAGCCCTGATGGCAGAGTTCCGCAGACAGCTTGACACCATAGATCCAAACCTTTTGTTAAGTGTGGCAACACCGGCATCTGAGGAGTATTATCAAAAAATAGAGCTGGGTCAGATCCATCAATATCTGAACTGGATCAATCTCATGGCCTATGATTTCCACGGGAGCTGGGAGAAGAACGGTCCGACCAATCACCATGCCAATCTTTATGCATCAGCCTCCGATCCATTTTCCCCTTCACTGTCGGCAGATACCGCAATACAGGGGTACCTGACAGCTGGTGTGCCTGCTGACAAACTTATACTTGGATTGCCTTTTTACGGACGGGGATGGGCCTCGGTGACCAATGAAAACAATGGGCTCTACCAATATGCCGGCCGCATACCGAAAGGTACATGGGAAAAAGGGATCGAAGACTACAAGGTTCTTAAGAACAAAGGCTATCCCGGTTTCTGGGATGAGGAAACCCAGGCTTACTGGATATTCAACGGCAATACATTCTGGACCTATGACAACACACAGTCTATAGCAGCAAAAACATCCTATATCAATGATCTTGGTCTTGGAGGAGTGATGTTCTGGGAACTAAGTGGAGACGATACTGAAGGGACACTTATACATGCCATAGGCTCAGGACTGTAG
- the waaA gene encoding lipid IV(A) 3-deoxy-D-manno-octulosonic acid transferase, translating into MKYLFFFFYSVASFLIYFLAIPFLFLFSFKSKYRRSIPARFFLWNNAPLKPDGIWFHSCSFGEAKAIKPLVDALPQGSLRMSTTTQTGFSAISEYTEESRYLPFEPLLFFWMKPQKALVVMEAEFWYLLFALAKKRGAKTLLINARMSDRSFPKYQKISWLYQQIFKHIDEVYAQTETDKERLEMLGAKNVKVMGNIKLSTLPQPTKKLPKPEGMIVCGASTHGGEEDLILKAYLSLKEQEGNVKLLLVPRHPERFDKVADMTEAFSKRHGLSMQRYSENSEIHSDIVVVDVLGELVNLYAISDLVILGGAFEPIGGHNAAEAAQFGCKIISGKHYFNQKDIFKAIEGIAVVEASNLSRRLLQHALLKPTTLKHRTDISPIVESLREVL; encoded by the coding sequence ATGAAGTATTTGTTCTTTTTTTTCTATTCGGTAGCATCTTTTCTTATCTATTTTTTAGCCATTCCATTCTTATTTCTTTTCTCTTTTAAATCCAAATACCGACGCTCCATTCCTGCACGTTTTTTCCTTTGGAACAATGCCCCGCTGAAGCCAGACGGCATCTGGTTCCACTCCTGCAGTTTCGGAGAGGCCAAAGCGATCAAACCGCTGGTCGATGCTTTGCCCCAGGGATCATTGCGAATGAGTACGACAACACAGACAGGTTTCAGTGCCATTTCGGAATATACTGAAGAGTCACGCTACCTCCCGTTTGAACCGCTGCTTTTTTTCTGGATGAAACCCCAAAAGGCATTGGTGGTCATGGAAGCGGAATTCTGGTACCTGCTCTTTGCACTTGCAAAAAAGCGGGGAGCAAAGACACTGCTTATCAATGCGCGTATGAGTGACCGTTCCTTTCCAAAGTATCAGAAGATCTCATGGCTTTACCAGCAGATATTCAAACATATCGATGAAGTGTATGCACAGACAGAGACGGACAAAGAGCGTCTGGAGATGTTGGGTGCCAAAAATGTAAAAGTGATGGGAAATATCAAACTCTCCACACTGCCTCAGCCTACGAAGAAATTGCCCAAACCTGAGGGGATGATCGTCTGCGGTGCAAGTACACATGGGGGAGAAGAAGATCTTATACTGAAGGCATATCTTTCGCTGAAAGAACAGGAGGGAAATGTCAAACTGCTTCTGGTCCCAAGACATCCGGAACGTTTTGACAAAGTGGCAGACATGACCGAAGCGTTCAGCAAGAGACATGGTCTGAGTATGCAAAGGTACTCGGAAAACAGTGAGATACACAGCGATATCGTAGTCGTCGATGTACTGGGGGAACTGGTCAATCTCTATGCCATCTCCGATCTTGTGATACTCGGGGGTGCTTTTGAACCTATAGGGGGACACAATGCAGCAGAAGCGGCACAGTTCGGATGCAAGATCATCTCTGGAAAACACTACTTCAACCAAAAAGATATTTTCAAAGCGATAGAAGGCATTGCCGTAGTGGAAGCATCAAATCTTTCCCGAAGGCTCCTGCAGCATGCTCTGTTGAAGCCAACAACATTGAAACACAGAACAGATATTTCACCTATTGTTGAGAGTTTGAGAGAGGTTTTATAG
- a CDS encoding zinc ribbon domain-containing protein, with the protein MNKHLNELIELSKIDQAIDSYNPQLEAADKKVAKVQKKIDAAQAELDELTSSISENEEKIKAFEEQLTLLNEQLASNVKKSKEISTEKEMKALSLEEDIAKEKMTFANEEIERLQAINETKKELLAEAESKVNLLRAELSDINDKVSVEKAEIEKSKGELFIKREELSRDIEQKVLSFYEKIRIWAGNTAVVPVKKQACYGCFMKLNDKTYSEVIKGEEIVNCPHCGRILYIERETAEA; encoded by the coding sequence TTGAACAAACACTTAAATGAGCTGATAGAGCTTTCAAAAATTGACCAGGCTATTGACAGCTATAATCCACAGTTGGAAGCGGCAGACAAAAAAGTAGCAAAAGTACAAAAAAAGATCGATGCGGCTCAGGCTGAACTCGATGAACTGACATCTTCGATCTCTGAGAATGAAGAGAAGATAAAAGCATTTGAAGAGCAGTTGACGCTTCTGAACGAGCAGTTGGCATCAAACGTAAAGAAATCCAAAGAAATCAGCACTGAAAAAGAGATGAAAGCACTCTCTCTGGAAGAGGATATTGCCAAAGAGAAGATGACCTTCGCCAATGAAGAGATCGAAAGGCTTCAGGCCATCAACGAAACGAAAAAAGAATTGCTTGCAGAGGCAGAATCGAAAGTAAATCTTTTGAGAGCAGAATTGTCAGATATCAATGACAAGGTTTCTGTTGAAAAAGCAGAGATCGAAAAAAGCAAAGGAGAGCTTTTCATTAAGAGAGAGGAACTCAGCAGAGATATTGAGCAGAAAGTCCTCTCTTTCTACGAAAAGATCCGTATCTGGGCAGGCAATACAGCCGTTGTTCCTGTGAAGAAACAGGCGTGTTACGGATGTTTCATGAAGCTCAACGACAAAACCTACTCGGAAGTGATCAAAGGTGAGGAGATCGTCAACTGTCCTCACTGCGGACGTATCCTCTATATTGAAAGAGAGACGGCAGAAGCATAG
- a CDS encoding Nif3-like dinuclear metal center hexameric protein, whose amino-acid sequence MKLQEIYDFLDKISPFELQEKWDNSGLIVGEMKREVSQIVVSLDIDEEMLDETKEGTLFVVHHPLIFGGLERLDFSKYPSNLLEKMILRKQSLIALHTNFDQTHLNRYVFEKVLGFTLESQEAFVCTTKGSWNYHALLALLKEKLGLATLKVIGKKEQIHSIAMTTGAGASLMDEVEADCFLTGDIKYHDAMKAMSENLMMVDIGHYESEHFFAEILMDELKVLPILAIIANSKNPFHMETL is encoded by the coding sequence ATGAAATTACAAGAGATATATGATTTTTTAGATAAGATCAGCCCCTTTGAATTGCAGGAGAAATGGGACAATTCCGGTTTGATCGTGGGTGAGATGAAGCGTGAGGTCTCCCAGATCGTCGTTTCTCTCGATATCGATGAAGAGATGCTTGATGAAACCAAAGAAGGTACCCTCTTTGTGGTGCATCATCCGCTGATCTTCGGTGGATTGGAACGGCTGGATTTTTCCAAGTACCCTTCCAACCTTTTGGAGAAAATGATACTCAGGAAACAGTCACTGATCGCACTGCATACCAACTTTGATCAGACCCATTTGAACAGATATGTCTTTGAAAAGGTATTGGGATTCACGCTGGAGTCTCAGGAGGCTTTTGTCTGTACGACCAAAGGAAGCTGGAACTACCATGCGCTGCTTGCATTGCTTAAAGAGAAACTGGGACTGGCGACACTGAAAGTGATCGGAAAAAAAGAGCAGATACATTCCATTGCAATGACCACGGGAGCGGGTGCATCTCTTATGGATGAGGTGGAAGCGGACTGCTTTTTGACGGGAGATATCAAGTACCATGATGCGATGAAAGCCATGAGCGAGAATCTGATGATGGTGGACATCGGACACTATGAGAGTGAACACTTTTTTGCCGAGATACTTATGGATGAATTGAAAGTTTTACCTATTTTGGCTATAATTGCGAATTCTAAAAACCCGTTTCATATGGAAACACTTTGA
- the glyQ gene encoding glycine--tRNA ligase subunit alpha translates to MNKDAITFSELLLKLQQFWAEQGCNIVQPYDVPSGAGTFHPATLLRSLDSKPWSAAYVAPSRRPTDGRYGENPNRLGAYYQFQALIKPSPDNIQELYLKSLEYLGLNLQEHDIRFVEDNWESPTLGAWGLGWEVWLDGMEVTQFTYFQQVGGIACDPVAVEITYGTERLAMYLQGVESVYDLVWNRMGDTVTTYGDVHKETEYEFSKYHFEVANVENLFQHFEDASNECKVCLEAGLPLPAYDQCMIASHAFNVLDARKAISQAQRQNYILKVRELSIGCAQLYKEQEEERNKRVNA, encoded by the coding sequence ATGAATAAAGATGCAATCACATTCAGTGAACTATTATTGAAACTCCAGCAATTCTGGGCGGAGCAGGGATGCAACATCGTACAGCCGTATGATGTTCCAAGCGGTGCGGGGACATTCCACCCCGCAACACTGCTGAGAAGCCTGGACTCCAAACCCTGGTCGGCTGCCTATGTGGCACCTTCGCGCCGTCCGACTGACGGCCGTTACGGAGAAAACCCAAATAGATTGGGTGCCTACTACCAGTTCCAGGCACTGATCAAGCCGAGCCCGGACAATATTCAGGAGCTTTATCTCAAATCTCTGGAGTATCTGGGGTTGAACCTTCAGGAGCATGATATCCGTTTTGTTGAAGACAACTGGGAATCCCCGACACTGGGTGCCTGGGGTCTTGGATGGGAAGTATGGCTTGACGGTATGGAAGTGACACAGTTCACATACTTCCAGCAGGTAGGCGGTATCGCCTGTGATCCTGTCGCTGTGGAGATTACTTACGGTACGGAGAGACTGGCGATGTACCTTCAGGGTGTCGAATCTGTCTATGATCTTGTCTGGAACCGTATGGGAGATACAGTGACAACCTATGGTGACGTGCACAAAGAGACAGAATACGAGTTCTCGAAATACCACTTTGAAGTAGCCAATGTAGAGAACCTGTTCCAGCATTTTGAAGATGCATCGAACGAATGTAAAGTTTGTCTGGAAGCGGGACTTCCGCTTCCGGCTTACGACCAGTGTATGATCGCTTCCCATGCATTCAATGTCCTGGATGCAAGAAAAGCGATATCGCAGGCGCAGAGGCAGAACTACATTTTGAAAGTCCGTGAACTTTCGATCGGATGTGCGCAGTTGTATAAAGAGCAGGAAGAAGAAAGAAATAAAAGGGTGAATGCGTAG
- the purE gene encoding 5-(carboxyamino)imidazole ribonucleotide mutase has translation MKFVSIVMGSKSDYSIMEESAKTLEKFGVPYELIISSAHRSPERTKNYIKTAEEKGAQVFIAAAGMAAHLAGALAASTTKPVLGVPMESGPLRGEDALLSTVMMPGGMPVGTVAIGKAGAVNAAYLAIQIMALGDDELKVKLQEDRISKAKKVELDSSEIETIL, from the coding sequence ATGAAATTCGTATCGATCGTGATGGGAAGCAAAAGTGACTACAGCATCATGGAAGAGAGTGCAAAAACATTGGAAAAATTCGGTGTACCGTATGAGCTTATTATCTCATCGGCTCACAGATCTCCGGAGAGAACCAAGAACTATATCAAAACAGCCGAAGAGAAGGGTGCACAGGTCTTCATTGCAGCAGCAGGAATGGCAGCACACCTTGCCGGAGCATTGGCAGCGAGTACGACCAAGCCGGTTCTGGGTGTACCTATGGAAAGCGGACCGCTTAGAGGCGAAGATGCGCTTCTCAGTACAGTGATGATGCCCGGCGGAATGCCGGTAGGTACTGTGGCCATCGGTAAAGCCGGTGCGGTCAATGCTGCCTACCTTGCTATCCAGATCATGGCGCTTGGAGATGATGAACTTAAAGTGAAACTGCAGGAAGACAGGATTTCCAAAGCCAAGAAGGTTGAGCTTGATTCTTCCGAGATCGAAACGATCCTGTAG
- a CDS encoding peptidase U32 family protein produces the protein MTQENRVELLAPAGNLEKMKIALNYGADAVYGGTSTFSLRIRSGKEFDLESFAEGIEYAHERGKKVYCTVNSFPFNSQIKLYENHLAKMAELKPDALIVSSPGVVKIAHRVAPDIPIHLSTQANVMNAMDAEVYYDLGVKRIIVAREISLKDCEAIKSVIPDLELEAFVHGSMCFAYSGRCLISALQTGRVPNRGSCANDCRFPYEIYAHNPESGTTFRLDEEEEVGTYIMNAKDMNLASHVDEILASGVIDSLKIEGRTKSPYYAGVVTKAYRHAIDDYYAGDFEAGRYQRELNTTQNRGFTDAYLISRPFERNDTESHEFSIQYGTHQVAGLVGEDGLTWRCKDKTCVGDSVEIVLPVGASVELVDNEYGKIDEVAGQYWLTFKKIVTKEGKELECVHSGNLNALLLPAKLPGYTILRRKIDEALEKKGLTEASTPMKLEPKADG, from the coding sequence ATGACACAGGAAAACAGAGTAGAACTTTTAGCACCCGCAGGGAACCTTGAGAAGATGAAGATCGCACTCAACTACGGGGCAGATGCCGTGTATGGCGGAACCAGTACCTTCTCTCTGCGTATCCGTTCGGGTAAAGAGTTCGATCTGGAGTCCTTTGCCGAAGGGATCGAATATGCCCATGAACGAGGCAAGAAGGTTTACTGTACGGTCAACTCATTTCCTTTCAACTCCCAGATAAAGCTTTACGAGAACCATCTGGCAAAGATGGCCGAGCTCAAACCTGATGCGCTCATCGTCTCCTCTCCGGGGGTCGTCAAGATCGCACACAGGGTCGCACCCGATATTCCAATTCACCTCTCAACGCAGGCGAATGTGATGAACGCAATGGATGCAGAGGTCTATTATGACCTTGGGGTCAAACGTATCATCGTGGCGCGTGAGATCTCTCTGAAAGATTGTGAAGCGATCAAGTCCGTCATTCCCGACCTTGAGCTTGAAGCTTTTGTGCACGGTTCGATGTGTTTCGCCTACTCGGGACGCTGTCTTATCTCTGCACTGCAGACTGGTCGTGTTCCCAACAGGGGTTCTTGTGCGAACGACTGCCGTTTTCCGTATGAGATCTATGCCCATAACCCTGAAAGCGGTACGACCTTCAGACTTGATGAGGAAGAGGAAGTGGGTACCTACATCATGAATGCCAAAGATATGAACCTGGCCTCCCATGTGGATGAGATACTCGCTTCAGGCGTGATCGATTCGCTCAAGATCGAGGGACGCACGAAGTCACCGTACTATGCAGGTGTGGTCACCAAGGCATACCGTCATGCCATCGATGACTACTATGCAGGGGATTTCGAGGCCGGCCGCTATCAGCGTGAGCTGAACACGACACAGAACAGGGGATTCACGGATGCCTATCTGATATCCCGTCCGTTCGAACGGAACGATACCGAATCGCATGAATTCTCCATACAGTACGGCACACATCAGGTCGCAGGTCTGGTGGGGGAAGATGGTCTGACATGGCGCTGCAAGGACAAGACCTGTGTTGGTGACAGTGTGGAGATCGTGCTGCCTGTAGGCGCAAGTGTGGAACTTGTCGACAATGAATACGGAAAGATCGATGAGGTGGCAGGACAGTATTGGCTGACTTTCAAAAAGATCGTTACCAAAGAGGGGAAAGAGCTGGAGTGTGTCCACAGCGGGAATCTCAATGCCCTCCTGCTGCCGGCCAAACTTCCGGGTTACACCATCTTGAGACGGAAGATAGATGAAGCGCTGGAGAAAAAAGGGCTCACCGAAGCCTCTACACCTATGAAGCTCGAGCCAAAAGCTGACGGCTGA
- a CDS encoding histidinol-phosphatase — protein sequence MKTTRIDLHNHTARCNHAEGTIDEYIEKAIELGIDIYGFSEHAPMDFDEKYRLPFCDMQAYVDDVLAAKEKYKKEIKILLGYEVDWLPGHMEESVLNAKVDYLIGSVHFIDKWSFDNPEFLAGWKNRDIDEIWQAYFEATEAMAASGKFDIVGHLDLIKVFKYLPRQDVRLLAKDALEAIKKSNMVLELNAAGLRKPIGEIYPSEALLEEAYALDIPITFASDAHRVEEVGFGYEETVALAKKVGYTKAVTFDGRDRELVIF from the coding sequence ATGAAAACGACACGAATAGACCTGCACAACCATACCGCACGCTGTAACCATGCGGAAGGGACCATCGACGAATATATAGAAAAAGCCATTGAACTGGGCATCGACATCTACGGCTTTTCCGAACATGCACCGATGGATTTCGATGAGAAGTACCGTCTGCCTTTTTGCGATATGCAAGCCTATGTGGATGATGTACTGGCTGCCAAAGAGAAATACAAAAAAGAGATAAAAATACTGCTCGGATATGAGGTGGACTGGCTTCCGGGGCATATGGAAGAGAGTGTACTCAATGCAAAGGTCGATTACCTCATCGGTTCGGTACACTTCATCGACAAATGGAGTTTCGACAATCCCGAATTCCTTGCCGGGTGGAAGAACAGGGATATCGATGAGATCTGGCAGGCCTATTTTGAAGCGACCGAAGCGATGGCGGCATCCGGAAAATTCGATATCGTCGGCCACCTCGACCTCATCAAAGTCTTCAAATACCTCCCCAGACAGGATGTCAGGCTGCTTGCCAAAGATGCACTTGAAGCCATCAAAAAGTCCAACATGGTCCTGGAACTCAACGCCGCGGGGCTGAGAAAACCCATAGGCGAGATCTATCCTTCCGAAGCACTGCTTGAAGAAGCCTATGCACTCGATATTCCTATCACTTTCGCCTCCGATGCACACCGCGTTGAAGAAGTAGGCTTCGGGTATGAAGAGACTGTAGCGCTTGCAAAAAAGGTCGGATATACCAAAGCTGTTACTTTTGATGGGCGCGATAGAGAATTGGTTATTTTTTAG